From the Solanum pennellii chromosome 4, SPENNV200 genome, one window contains:
- the LOC114076789 gene encoding uncharacterized protein LOC114076789 isoform X2 has translation MAESQKIHPATLVTNIKTHVPVVLEYDGSQYNNWSTLFKLHCRAYMVIDHITPVATESDADKEKPAPNSSDAALWHRLDDIVRQWIYGTISNDLLNSIIDADDKAIDTWNRLENFFHNNKSARALNLDAQFTNTKLEQFDGVKPYCTRLKTLADSLRNVGDKVSDNRMALQLLKGLSEEYKPFRTSVRHISPLPSFDTLRSMLELEEQSNSSDLAIEAREEALLTASSTASHPSSDHSSSSKGGNSRGRAKGKGKGSGGKGKGGAGRNNQQQQQSSQQQQPRQGGASSQQQQQQGMGWMFPPWPYWGNGPWATPPCPYPAQGPGPNPWTGARPYQPPSQGILGSRPNQAYFSSAPSSHPGSVPTNIEQAMHTMSLTDPNYYMDTGATSHMTNSQDGEQNSEV, from the exons ATGGCCGAATCTCAGAAAATTCATCCCGCTACTCTTGTCACTAATATCAAGACCCACGTACCTGTTGTTCTTGAATATGACGGTTCCCAATACAACAACTGGTCTACTTTGTTCAAACTCCATTGCCGTGCTTATATGGTGATTGATCATATTACTCCGGTTGCTACGGAATCCGATGCTGATAAAGAGAAACCGGCTCCGAATTCTTCTGATGCAGCTCTCTGGCACCGACTTGATGATATTGTTCGACAGTGGATTTATGGTACTATTTCTAACGATCTCTTAAATTCCATTATTGATGCTGATGATAAGGCAATTGATACATGGAATCGTTTAGAAAATTTTTTCCACAACAACAAGTCTGCCCGGGCACTTAACCTTGATGCGCAGTTTACTAACACCAAACTCGAACAATTTGATGGTGTTAAACCTTATTGCACTCGTCTCAAAACCCTTGCTGACAGTTTACGAAACGTGGGTGATAAGGTATCCGACAATCGGATGGCGCTTCAACTTTTGAAAGGGCTTTCGGAGGAGTATAAGCCTTTTCGTACATCTGTTCGACATATTAGTCCCTTGCCTTCCTTTGATACTCTACGTTCCATGCTTGAACTAGAGGAACAAAGTAACTCTTCGGACCTTGCAATTGAAGCTCGCGAGGAGGCTCTTCTCACCGCCTCTTCCACAGCGTCACACCCTTCTAGTGATCATTCTTCATCTTCTAAAGGAGGGAATTCACGAGGTAGAGCCAAGGGTAAAGGGAAAGGCAGCGGCGGCAAGGGCAAAGGTGGTGCCGGCCGGAACAACCAGCAGCAGCAACAATCTTCGCAGCAGCAGCAACCGCGCCAAGGTGGCGCCTCCTCccaacagcagcagcagcaggGCATGGGGTGGATGTTTCCCCCATGGCCGTACTGGGGCAATGGCCCTTGGGCAACCCCACCTTGTCCGTACCCAGCCCAGGGTCCGGGCCCAAACCCGTGGACAGGGGCAAGGCCGTACCAGCCTCCTTCTCAAGGCATCCTCGGGTCTCGACCTAATCAAGCGTACTTCTCAAGCGCTCCATCTTCTCATCCGGGTTCTGTTCCTACCAACATTGAACAAGCTATGCACACAATGTCTCTCACCGATCCAAATTACTATATGGATACCGGGGCAACCTCTCACATGACGAATTCCCAAG ACGGGGAGCAAAATAGTGAGGTGTAA
- the LOC114076789 gene encoding uncharacterized protein LOC114076789 isoform X1: MAESQKIHPATLVTNIKTHVPVVLEYDGSQYNNWSTLFKLHCRAYMVIDHITPVATESDADKEKPAPNSSDAALWHRLDDIVRQWIYGTISNDLLNSIIDADDKAIDTWNRLENFFHNNKSARALNLDAQFTNTKLEQFDGVKPYCTRLKTLADSLRNVGDKVSDNRMALQLLKGLSEEYKPFRTSVRHISPLPSFDTLRSMLELEEQSNSSDLAIEAREEALLTASSTASHPSSDHSSSSKGGNSRGRAKGKGKGSGGKGKGGAGRNNQQQQQSSQQQQPRQGGASSQQQQQQGMGWMFPPWPYWGNGPWATPPCPYPAQGPGPNPWTGARPYQPPSQGILGSRPNQAYFSSAPSSHPGSVPTNIEQAMHTMSLTDPNYYMDTGATSHMTNSQGFADGEQNSEV, translated from the exons ATGGCCGAATCTCAGAAAATTCATCCCGCTACTCTTGTCACTAATATCAAGACCCACGTACCTGTTGTTCTTGAATATGACGGTTCCCAATACAACAACTGGTCTACTTTGTTCAAACTCCATTGCCGTGCTTATATGGTGATTGATCATATTACTCCGGTTGCTACGGAATCCGATGCTGATAAAGAGAAACCGGCTCCGAATTCTTCTGATGCAGCTCTCTGGCACCGACTTGATGATATTGTTCGACAGTGGATTTATGGTACTATTTCTAACGATCTCTTAAATTCCATTATTGATGCTGATGATAAGGCAATTGATACATGGAATCGTTTAGAAAATTTTTTCCACAACAACAAGTCTGCCCGGGCACTTAACCTTGATGCGCAGTTTACTAACACCAAACTCGAACAATTTGATGGTGTTAAACCTTATTGCACTCGTCTCAAAACCCTTGCTGACAGTTTACGAAACGTGGGTGATAAGGTATCCGACAATCGGATGGCGCTTCAACTTTTGAAAGGGCTTTCGGAGGAGTATAAGCCTTTTCGTACATCTGTTCGACATATTAGTCCCTTGCCTTCCTTTGATACTCTACGTTCCATGCTTGAACTAGAGGAACAAAGTAACTCTTCGGACCTTGCAATTGAAGCTCGCGAGGAGGCTCTTCTCACCGCCTCTTCCACAGCGTCACACCCTTCTAGTGATCATTCTTCATCTTCTAAAGGAGGGAATTCACGAGGTAGAGCCAAGGGTAAAGGGAAAGGCAGCGGCGGCAAGGGCAAAGGTGGTGCCGGCCGGAACAACCAGCAGCAGCAACAATCTTCGCAGCAGCAGCAACCGCGCCAAGGTGGCGCCTCCTCccaacagcagcagcagcaggGCATGGGGTGGATGTTTCCCCCATGGCCGTACTGGGGCAATGGCCCTTGGGCAACCCCACCTTGTCCGTACCCAGCCCAGGGTCCGGGCCCAAACCCGTGGACAGGGGCAAGGCCGTACCAGCCTCCTTCTCAAGGCATCCTCGGGTCTCGACCTAATCAAGCGTACTTCTCAAGCGCTCCATCTTCTCATCCGGGTTCTGTTCCTACCAACATTGAACAAGCTATGCACACAATGTCTCTCACCGATCCAAATTACTATATGGATACCGGGGCAACCTCTCACATGACGAATTCCCAAG GATTTGCAGACGGGGAGCAAAATAGTGAGGTGTAA